In Candidatus Sulfotelmatobacter sp., the genomic stretch GGCAATCGGCTCCATTACGACGAAGGACGAAGCGGTGGCTGCACTGGAAGCATCGTTCGTCTACGCGCATAAGGCCATTGCGACCATCACAACCGAAAATGCGTTTGTCGCCATCAAGCCGGTCGACGGGTTCAGCACGCGAGTGACGATTGCCGCTTTCGCAGCGGCCCACGGGAACGA encodes the following:
- a CDS encoding DinB family protein; its protein translation is AIGSITTKDEAVAALEASFVYAHKAIATITTENAFVAIKPVDGFSTRVTIAAFAAAHGNDHYGQMVEYLRMNGIVPPASAK